ACAAGTCCACACgaagaaacatttgaaaatggaaggtgACATAAAAGCGACGGAACGCTAACGACATTTTGGATTGTAATCATTTGATATCAATAGAGTTCAAGATCTGGCATGGAGGAAAATACCAGATTGAAATGTTAATAGTTGAGATTTGGAGAAAGAAAAATTGGGAACCTGCAGTTTTGATTTTTGAGCTACCTGAGCTCAGCCATTTTATGTCCATTACCCCGCCAaacccaaccccacccccacccctaaaaAACATTCTTCCTTAGATAGAAGAGatatcaaatgaataaataaaatggttaTAAATAGTTACTAATAGATCACTAACAATGAACACGCAGATTTTCTCCGCAAGCTtggcaaattaaaaaacaagtgttaatatacagtatatgttgcATATACTTgctatcaaaaaaaaatgttcttgcttagatataaaaaaaacatctcaaaaaGTTTGAAGACGAATTTTCACTGATGGTAGAGCGTGAAACCATTTACAGAATCGATCTTTGAATTTGGCCATTGTATGACAAATATTAATCAAAACGAAAATCTTTCTTGCTTTCCTACAAAACGCTGATTGAACCTGGCCAAATTCCGTCCGGGTGAACGTAAAACTGTCTTCATGACAACAAAAGGGTATTCCTCTTAACCTTAATACCGAAGAAAGGTTGAAATATTGTGTGGTAAACAATTCATAcctgtaaaatactgtataagtAAGTGCAAAGAAATCACAAATGGACAAATTCTACTGCCAGTTACGAGAGAATCGCTCACTACCTgcaacaaatattttcacacTTCTCGACAGCCAAAAAGACTCTCATCAGGAGAGATGGCCTCCAGTACATTCTTCCGAAGAAAATGGTTGTGTAAAAGCTGAAACCGTTTGTTGAGTTGAACACACACGTGCTGTGTGGTGAACGCTAGCTGTATGGAATCAATCTTTTTTTGGCCCTTAGATTTACGTACCTTAATAGAACAAACCTTTACGAACAAATAACACCAAAAAGGCGTCTTCCAAATTCATACAAAAAGTTTCCGCGTTACAATCAGCTCGCACGCTAAAACCCAAAACGCGGAAGGCCGCACAAACTTATTGCCAATGAAAATCTATCtgtacatgaattaaaaacattcaatgttCTGAGTAAAATGTCCGAGCATTCATATTGTCTGCATTTTTAGTTTTGGCACAAAGGAAATAAAAGCAGTACTCGCACGTGCCTTTTAAAAAGAGgtcaaatatttacatcattCGTTGTCAGTGGCTCACATTCCACTTGTTAGCCATTTTGTAGGTTGACATAACTGAAACGGGAAAACGGATTTAACTGGCATTGCAGGTGTTTGAATCATCAAAGAGTGAGATGGTTCTGTTCGGGTTCCATCAGGACTGGGAGGCAGGCactacttttttgggggtggctGGTTTCTTGGTTTGCCACAAATGGCTGTGGATGGTCACGGCATCCACGCTGGCCGACATGGTCTTAGCTGGTATCAGGCTGAACTGCTTCCTGTCTGAGTTGTACTTGTACAGGCCGTCAATCATCTTGCGCGTGATGTTCTTGGGGCCGATGCCCGTGAGCTTGTGGATCTCCTCGGTCTCGGGACAGTAAGTGTAAAGGGAGCGGAACTGACAACCGCCGTCTCGGAACAAAACCAGGAAGCTGTTGGCCTCTGATTTCTCCATTTCCTGGTACGATATAGAAAAACAATCTCAAAAACCCAAGAATACGAATGCTGTACACTACAGGCAATGATAGTCAAGTAATGTcacaaattgatgatttttctgATAAGCATTCTGAGGTGTTACCtgcaggatcttgttcttttgaccCTCATTGACTTTGCCGGCAAGGCAGCAGTGGGCCAACGCATTCTGGATGATGTGCTTGTTTGATTTGGCACTTGGCTCTTTGTAGAGCTTCGGTCCTGAATGAAAACAGGACAGAAATCTTACTTTGAGTTATCTTGACACCTCAGGTGATGTCTCACATCTTACTACCCTGTTCTGTCTCTTCTTGATTCATCCAAAATCTTTGCTAAATTCCAACAGAACTACCATGACATTTGAACGATATTAAGAGGTCCATCTGAGGGGATTTTGTAACATAATACTAAATTATACACGGAGACTGGCTCCACAATTCTGTGGAGCAGCAAATATTTCCCAAGGAGAAGTAATATGGGTGTAGTGCTGGAAGTTTAATGTTTTGTAGGCCAGATTTGGCAACAAGTGTACAATATGTATACCAAAAAAAGGAGGATAATACTGCAGTGCAGTTCTCAACCATGCCAAACTGCAGCCACGGTActtgaacattttaaataccAGTAACAAATTCTGCTGAGCCATGAAGTACACAAACCTGTGTACTCTGTGACTGATGTAACAGAGGACGTTGTGGATCCATTTTCCCAGTCCTTCTCGCCATTCCTGCTACTATTGCGACTCGGGGACGGGAAGCCATCTGCCGAATCTGGTCTAGAAGAtattaaaaacaagaacaatgaatccagttttgacttttttggtATGCTATATCACACTGTATCTCGTGTAAATTTATTGTATACGTGCATCAAATAGATACACAAGCTAATCTTTCTGAAGCATCACTAGAGCTGGGGTAGTTTGTGCACTATTGCAGGAAGAagggtaaaaacaaacaaacaaaaaacaaatcaaaatatagAGGCTGTCTGGCCCTCTTTTGCACTATTTAAGCAGCAGCGCTTGCAAAGCACAAGGTACTGAGGGAAGCGATGTGAAGCAGTCTGGTTGAGTGTTTAAGGGTCATACAAGGGGTCAATAAAATCAGACGTTTTGTAGTGCGAAGTGAATCATATCCTAGTAAGCGTGTCAAATCATTTAAGGTGTGAACAATCATTGCAGTTGTTCCATAAATGATCAGGAATGCAAGTTGAGACCATCTTAGGAACAAATATAGCAGTCCAGCTATAGATGTAAAAACATACCATCAGACAGACAGGTGACATTAGAGTAAAATAACCAAAGGAAATATTGCTGTGCCGAGTCAAGTCAAAGCCAGTGTGAGGACAAGTTGCGGTGCAGTGCAGGACCTTGATCTCAGTACCAAACAAGCAAGGACTAACCTTCTCTTTCTCACTTTAGGAGAGCTCAAAAAGCAGAGGAGACTGCCAGAGGCTAAACTAGCACTTCTGGCATCAGTGAGGATAAAAATAATAGGAGTAACAGTGGCAACAATACAAGAAATATGTTAGATGGGTACTGTGGTCGGTCAAGaaaagttgaggaaaaaaaaccttaataAGAAAGATGAACTGCATGGTGCACACTTAACGTGTACCACTATACTACTGTAGATATCATAATCAGAACTCTATTAGAAAATTATTTAACACAacaaagtataaaaaaatagtATTATTAGCTTTGTaaaggtggatttttttttttgactcttGATTTGGACATTTGACTTAGTTTTCAAgcacaatgtgttttttttctatacatCTCCGCAATgattaataaaattaataaaaataaattcagttcATCAAGGTCACATCAGGTCTTAAATGTAGAATCTCACCTTTGTGCTCTTTTCTCGGTGTTTATACTATCGTTGTCTCCCAAGTTGAGGGAGGCCAGGGACAAGCTGGaaactgaaaaaagaaaattgggaCGAACCTGATTACTAGATATAAACAGATATgtagaaataaatatattataaccaGATGTGGCAGATGCACGACACAAAGTTATCCATGCATGATGACGCTGGAGGTCTGACCAAAGTAATGCAGTTTCTGGGCTAAGATTGAAATAAACTCAcacaacacaaatggatgcatgAAAACTAGTAATTAAAACATTGCAGACAAGAAGTAATCCATTGGTACATTGATGCACTTGTATAAATTGTGCATGCAGTATGTTAAGTTTAAACTTGACTGGCTCTAACCTCAGATATGGCTGCACAATCGCATGCAATTTGATCCAAAAGCTGTCACAGACTGATGCTTTATTTGGATGGCTATAACTGTGAGTgtaatgcagtgcagttctacacagctcgatgcaacatgaataaaaaaaagatttaggtACTTATTCTCTCGTGTGtgtaaagtaagaaaaaaagcacGCAGCTGTGCATTTTTCTGTCTGGCCCCATTCTCCCGTCCACTCAAATCCTGAATTTACACACCCTCAAGCCAGGTGTAGTACATACTATGGTTGAGTAACCCGAAAATGCGGGCCTCAAATCTTGCCCAGCACACGTACTGTGAACATTCTCCTATTGACTTAAGCACTTTTTCTCTTCCTCACTCCAGAGGCTGAATTAAGTCCAGTGCACCATGAAGGTGGAACATTACATTGCACGTTTTGATTCAGTTAATTTcctggtgtgatggtctgagcgctcccccgtgctgaaaagtctccttgtgattaatgcgcatgtgttacttacaggggaactctgggtacgtagcagaggcttactgggaaatcccccggtctcatagttccccttcttctacatagagggagctaacatacgttatatcttTAGCCTAACCTAACCTTCAAACAAAAGTTGGtaaaaagatatacatatatatgtacgttcgctgtgttcctccatagcgaacatgaacactcggcgacaagttgtcgaatggcacatgttgaagcatggatgggaatgtttcagactggccgaaAGATTACAAAACAATACCCGCATGCggattaatcacaaggagacttttcaggaccgggagtgctcagaccgtcacaccaccAACAGGCTGGAGCAGAGGACTCATGCTGACAGTGTGGGACACACCGGTCCCATCACACCCACCGACGCTCACTGACTGCCCAATGGACGTCATGTGTCCCAACTACATTGTGCCTAAGGTCAAATGTCTACCATATCATATTAACTGGCGAAAAATATTGGTgccagtggattttttttttcacctctgcATGTGCAAGGAGCTTTCCTGCCTCAAACATGCTTCTGGCCgcttggattgttttttttttaagtgcaggGCTCCCATTGTTACAACAAGAGTAGTCATAGAAGTCGCACAGTGATGAGTTAGACATtgaatcttttgtttttatttgcttctACGTCAGCTGTGAATTACGTAAAATGACTCACGAGGTGCAGGTAAGGTTGCAgggcaaccctaaccctaaaaaacACAGCCACGCCACATTCTTTTAATTGATGAACCTCCAAATAAGCTTTCAgtcatatgtacagtattctgATGAAATTACTTGTTAATTGTGTGCATGAGTCATTGTCGGTGACACATCTGCGACAGAAGGTATTTTCATGTTTAAAGTGTGGTATATTATCCATATGAATTTTaaagacattcattcattcaaaagaaGATTCACAAGCCTCAGGAAAACTCTACGCTCCATGAGTTGCAGCTAACCTCAGACTCAAACGAGTGATGATATTTGGTGGCTGCGCATAAGTTATCAGGTGATGCAAAGTGGGTGTGTCAGAGGTTTGGACGGGAGAATGTCCAAAGCCGAAAGATGTGCAAGCTAGACACGTTAAATCTTATGTGCAAAGCGCAGAATATGGCCCTTAAAGAATACCCTTCAAACGATGTCGTTAAAAacttatattttttgtctttttggattGAAAGAGGAATTCTGTGTACGTGTCTGGTCAGAGAATAACTTCAACTATGTTCCGGAACATGGTTGTTAAACAGCCTTGATTGGCATAAATATAAAGACAAACATTTGAGACATGAGATGAGCTTGACTTTCTCCAACATGCCATCTCTATGGTTACCTGTGGCAGCTCTGACAGGAGTTTTTGGCGAGTCAATGCTGTCGCGACGGACTGACTTGGGTCGGCCTCGTCTTTGTTTCGCGCTGGCCGCTGGTCTAGATTTAATGACCATGTCCATGTCCTCCATCAGCTTCAGCTGCTTCCTTCTAAGATACTCCTGCTTGATGAACTCCTTCCTGGCCTTGTCTTCCTCCTTTCGGATACGCTCCTCCTCTGCTTTCAACCTGAGGAAACAATACAACGGCAAATCAGAAAAATGAGTCCAACATGTTCCAAAACTTGCATTCACATGAACTAGAGTTTAAAAGAGCACACCGAGCCTCCTCTTTCTTTTGCTCCAGCTCGGCCTCCTGCTGCACTCTCCTCTGCTGGCTTTCCTTCTCTCTTCTCATCCTCTTCTCTAGCAGTGCTGCCCTCTTTTGAGCCATGTTTTCCTCTGCCTTTCCATCCTCCTGAGACAATTAGGAGATAACGTCAAATCCCCTCACATTGCTTGAGAAAATGACTAGATTAAAGATTTCTTCGCAGCACAGTAGATTCTTTAACTATTTTGTTATATACATTACAAGATTTATAGACATTTTCTGATGTCAAGCTTAAATATTGAGATATATTTTCAAGGTCTTACACAGCACCTTACAGCTCTGTTGAATTCCAACTAGTCATGTCTTTATTAGTGAACCTGACTTTACATGcaacaaaatactgtagttaTAATTTCAAGCACTTTGAAAACCCCAAAATCAACAATTTAACAGCTTTTAATACCACAATGCTATTGTCAGATGGCAACATGGCACCATCTATTAAAAATGTGGTCGCCtaggtattattattatcacatACAATAGCAACTTTAATTTTAGGCTTTCAGTTTTCAGTTATTGTCAAACAGTGGATAGACACAATCACCAAATGTTATGCAGCAATTCATTAAAGTTTTCAAATGAGACCGAAATTAACTTCGGTTCATTTCAATGTCCTTATTTTGTGTGATCATCCATTACTGCTACCTCTCACGGTGTACTGTATTTAGCTTCTCTACAAGTACACATCTCCACAGTGGTGCCTAAATTATTCACACGAGACCCAGTTCAGTGACCTAGATCGTGGCTCACACTACAGCTGGTAACCAGAACTATCAAAAGTAAGATGATGTCATCCTCATCTTTCTTGAATCATTTATATCATCatgtaaaaaatacacatgaagTTAAATACAATTACTGTTCAAGGCTTCAGCTAAGTCGGGTTATATGGCGGGCAAACTGTGATGAACACCCTTGGAAACAACAACCGAACTGACCTTGAAGAAGAAACCGCAATGCATCCTCTGCTCATCCTCCTGGCCTTCCACCGCTCTGACCTCCATCTCCAAGCTCTCATCAAGTGTCAAGTCGTGTAGTGGCTTCACAACTGACAGGGGAACCTCAATCAGGTTACCCTTGACTTGCTGCAGTGTGGGGATCTCTGTGGGGGTTACCGTGAAGGTTTCTACAACCGGGTGTGCTAAAACCTCAGAGAATGACGACTGTGCAGGTTTGACTTCAACTCCTACTTTGTTTATATCAGTAGTGTTTAGTTGGCCGGGAGCTTCTGGGTTCTGGATTTTATCAGATGACTCCACTTGTGTTTGCTCTTCTTTGGGAGGGAATGCACAGACAGCACTGAGCTCTTTGTCTGCCGAGAGGAGTGTGTCTGTCTGCTTGTTGACTGGCTCAGGATTGGCGGCTGCAGCCTTCTCACCCATGTAAACAAAGGAGCTGGCTGTCGGCAGACGGGGAGAAAAGCGTCGCAGCCTGGGGATACTATCCACAGACTGGGGGGCAGTGAGGACGCGGTTGTAAGGGGCCAACTTGAGCTCATTAGGGCGAGAAGTGCGGGGATTGCGTGAGTGGAAGGAGGCGGATTTACGCTTAATGCTGGTCGGAGAGCGGTGGGCGGAGCGAGGGGAGTCCGCTGGTGAAGAGGGTCCTGAGGATCGAGTGACATTACCGACTCTCCCGTATTTTTGCGGTGAGGGGTTTGCGTGAGTGGGAGGGATAACCCATGCCTGCTGGTGTTGCTGCTCCCTCATGGCCATGATGACTTCCTGCTGCTGAGCTAGCCTTTGCATCTCGGTCTGGAGGAAGGCTAAAGAATGATTGAGCTTCTCGATGGATCGCGTATACTCTGTAAGATCCGCCTCAGTAAACTGGGTGTGCCCTTGACCGCCTTCCTCACATCCACCAGGTGACTTTTGCCAACAGGAGCTTGTGGTGCTTTGCTCCGCCCCATCAGGTGTGTCTGCACTGCTTCGACCACACCTCAAGGTGGGACTGACAGAGTTGCCTTGATCTCTAACCTTCCCTCCTTCCTCTGCTCCACTTGCAGCTCCGTCCCCTTTTCGCTTTACCACACTGAGAAAGGCAGAGTGACCCACCTTTTGACGGTGCCTTGTAAAAGCtgcctccactttttttttctgtgcttcaATGGCTTTTCGCTTCTCTTCCAGACGCATCCTAAGCTCAACCATTTCAGTTGCCATGACCTGAGCAGGGTCATTGTGTGGAAGTTGGACAGGTGACACCTTAGTAGGGACATGTGGCGTTTGGTGACGGATGGGGCTGAGTTCTGGAGTTGGGGCCCACGAAACGGATAATGGTAAACCAAAATCCGAACCCTCTGGAGTAGTTTTAAGGGAGTTGCTGCTCTCCCTGCCAGAGTCTGGTAATGACGGAACGATCTTCTTCATTTTCTGTTCAGCAAAGTTGGTCATCCTCAGTGCTGAGGGGGATTTGCTCTGACTGCTTGGGCAAGGGCTGGGTGTATCCATATCAAGGTCCATATTCACAGAGCAATCTTTCAGTGATGAATCTTCATCCAGCATGTCCTCTGTATGAATGTGGATGCCAGTGTCCACCTCTGTGGTGTCTGTCTGGCTCAAAGATCCTTTGGAATCCAACTCGTACAACGGCTCCAAACTACTAATGTCAGTTCCAGGTTCTGGACTGTGCAGGAAGAAGCCATTGTTTGTACCTTCCACGGGGGGCCTACTTGGGCTGTGAATTATCTGGAGGGCCTCCTCTATTGAGGGAGTTGTTATGGTCACTTTGCTAGATCCACTGGGGTAGGTTCGCCTTTCAGGGTCCCTACAAGCTAGACTGTCTGGGCAACCCTCCTCTTCGATGCCAACGCTCTTGCCATTGACTGGTTGGAAGGAAAGGTTCCGCTTCAACCCGTGAGAAAGGTGGTGGACTTTAAAACCAGAACCGTCATCAGTACTAATGGACCTGACCATACCACGAGTGGCAGCATGGGGTGCAGAAGCAGCTTCCTCTTTGTCAAAGGGAATGTCAAAAGAAACTCCATAAGGGCCAGGCCTAAGAAAACAGACAGGCCGGTTAAGGACATGATTTGATGAATGATGATACAacataatatttattttaaatgttatgcAATACTGACCTTTTTTCCTTGGGCCAGGTACCAAGGCTGCTATCAACAAAGGACATTGAAGTGGATTTCTTGATCTCACCTGGATGACACGGACAACATACACatatgtacaaaatgctttcattttgtTATCTAGACAAAACGTGTGAGCAAGGTATCTGCAATAgatcagacagacagacacacagacatatGAGTAAGAAAAATAGATACCTGAATTTTTAGGCTGGGGTCGCAGGGGCAAACTAGAAAGTGAGGGATATCAAATAACTTTAAAGCTGTATTGTAATTAACAATGAATATGGGTGGATGTAGTGTATTTCTCgtaaacaaaacagtttttccaATTTGAACTAACGTACTATACCTTGGTCTTTCAGGACTTGGGGATCTTTCCATGAAGCTCCTTTTGGTTGCTTTAGATATTGGGACAGATGGGATATTCTTCAACAAGGATGAGAGCTCTgggagaaaaacatttcaaagttgACTCATTAGTGTAGTGCTTCGTATACCAGTTACTATATTGAGTTTTTAATTGTATGTAGTTCAGATACAAACTCATCTTGCAGCTTGCTACCCAACAAAGCAGTATCATCAAAGACTCACCTGTGGGTTCATTGTTCAAAATCTTCGGCTTCACAAAAGAGGGCTTGACCTCCTCGAACCACCAAAAGAGCTCTCCCATGAACGCCAAGTAGTTATTCTGAGAGAGAATTCAAATAAGACATTACACTGCATAACCTAATATGTTGCCAACCAATCtgagggcacacagagacaaacaactattcacaccaatgacacctcagggcaatttagattttccaattaatggatgttttggtaatttgggaggaaacgggagtgcccggagaaaaccaatgcagggacggggcgaacatgcaaactccacacaaacgggtccaggattttaaccccaggacctcagaactgtgagcccaatgctctaaccacttcGTGgcctatatatacagtatatataaaaaaaaacaacaaaaaaagttcgatcattgccagattactagccGCCATTTTTGGTCTGTGAATGTTAccgcaatgtctttatgtctcaattgaCTGCCATGTGTGTTGTACTCGAGTATCTCCAACAGAGACAATttccttgtatgtttctgaCATATTTGGCGAATAAAGATAATTCTGATTATATTATACAATAatcttgtactgtatgtactgcaGATGAGTGGTGTCACAAGCACTCAACAAAGAAATATGCAGCTGGACTGACTCATTAGACATTTAATGTAATTTACACGCGTCGACATAACCatgtaaatgtattgtttactacagatgaaataaaatgagatcTAACCGCTGGTACGCAATATCAAGTGAGAATGTGAGTGGGACATCCCTAGCTAGCAACCAACAGCACTGGTGTctacatttcaaacatttacattgAGTTTTTCTGTAAAGCTGGTTTTGAAAATTCACTTACTTGGAAAATGTGTTATTCCAGCcgtatttaaaaacatgcattttgtaTCATTGAATTCTTGTTTTACTAAAGAAGAACAAACTGTGGAGTGTGTGATTTGCTGGAAAAGCTCAATTTACACTGAAACAAAAATTTGTCAACAGTACCTTTGGCAGTAGACAGCAGAGATTACAGAGTTAACCCAATTTATAAAATAGAGGTCAGCTATTAATTTCTGCTCTCAATTAGCTGCATGAAGTGCTGGTGGACTTTGTGTGGTTGCAGCTTAGTCAGGAGGAAAATTAGAGATTTTGATAACTTGGGACAATGATCCATCAGGCaatcttattttattatttttctactAACAAAAATATGAGCAACAAGATAATGGGAAGATTTATTAATTCAGtctgcaatgtattttttattttttactaatatttccattcatttagtCCATGTTTATTTTCACTTGGTCACATGTATCAGTACTTCATTATATCACTGTTAAAGGGGTAGcagattaaaaaacaaagataaaatacACTATAAGACGCATTAAACATAAGAGTTCCTGACATCCATGTGTTAAGAACTTTCTGAAATTAAGGCCTGATCATTGGTTTAGTGGGCAGTTTTTGCAGTGAACATGCTGGCACAAGTGGACACACATGCATGTGCGAAACCAGACTGGTGTGATGGGCTCGACCTTGAGAAAGCACGTTTGTCCCCTCCGCGCCACCAATCACTGGTATGCGGACAAAGACAATGCTGCACAGCTCAGCTCTCAATATACCTGATTCATTTCATCAGCAACATTTCTCTTAACTACACAATGGCACGTGTTTCAATGCACACACATATCCAGACTGGACCACAATCCAATAGCAGGAAAGTGAAACAGAGGCCATTAACATCAGATACAGGCTATCCTCCTCAATAGTAGTTTGGCATGCTAGAAGACAGTGTTACATACTGCCCAAAAAGGCCAAAAGGTATGTATAATTAcatatgaatgaaaacaaaaaaaaataaatatgtttataattgctaataataatagtaataatagtccatataaataaattttgTGCACTGCGATGATTATGATtggtaataatcataataatagttCATATAATTAGATTTTGTgctctg
Above is a genomic segment from Syngnathoides biaculeatus isolate LvHL_M chromosome 7, ASM1980259v1, whole genome shotgun sequence containing:
- the camsap2a gene encoding calmodulin-regulated spectrin-associated protein 2a isoform X2, whose product is MGEVQDVNNTKKVFVAPAIKSFEHYDFTRAKICCSLSWLLSKAYGGDSIPANIREPFYTDQYEQEHLKPPVASLLLSADLYCRATSLILKNNPAEPLLGHDSVIQALAQRGLYVTEHNRLVTERDLRKRPLQMSAHLVLIDSLMMVYSMDTLTVEKVIGSIRQYSSCCSEEEMPYDTEDAVTIWINKINEYLKDTLAQEEKKKKETQSAETAESPRARYRKEQSNSQVIPWIPQVDNLLKDTTDGSALAAMLHFYCPQLLPLDDVCLKQNMTLADRLHNVQLIQDFCRDNLEGCCHFTLEDMLYASSTLKNNYLAFMGELFWWFEEVKPSFVKPKILNNEPTELSSLLKNIPSVPISKATKRSFMERSPSPERPSLPLRPQPKNSGEIKKSTSMSFVDSSLGTWPKEKRPGPYGVSFDIPFDKEEAASAPHAATRGMVRSISTDDGSGFKVHHLSHGLKRNLSFQPVNGKSVGIEEEGCPDSLACRDPERRTYPSGSSKVTITTPSIEEALQIIHSPSRPPVEGTNNGFFLHSPEPGTDISSLEPLYELDSKGSLSQTDTTEVDTGIHIHTEDMLDEDSSLKDCSVNMDLDMDTPSPCPSSQSKSPSALRMTNFAEQKMKKIVPSLPDSGRESSNSLKTTPEGSDFGLPLSVSWAPTPELSPIRHQTPHVPTKVSPVQLPHNDPAQVMATEMVELRMRLEEKRKAIEAQKKKVEAAFTRHRQKVGHSAFLSVVKRKGDGAASGAEEGGKVRDQGNSVSPTLRCGRSSADTPDGAEQSTTSSCWQKSPGGCEEGGQGHTQFTEADLTEYTRSIEKLNHSLAFLQTEMQRLAQQQEVIMAMREQQHQQAWVIPPTHANPSPQKYGRVGNVTRSSGPSSPADSPRSAHRSPTSIKRKSASFHSRNPRTSRPNELKLAPYNRVLTAPQSVDSIPRLRRFSPRLPTASSFVYMGEKAAAANPEPVNKQTDTLLSADKELSAVCAFPPKEEQTQVESSDKIQNPEAPGQLNTTDINKVGVEVKPAQSSFSEVLAHPVVETFTVTPTEIPTLQQVKGNLIEVPLSVVKPLHDLTLDESLEMEVRAVEGQEDEQRMHCGFFFKEDGKAEENMAQKRAALLEKRMRREKESQQRRVQQEAELEQKKEEARLKAEEERIRKEEDKARKEFIKQEYLRRKQLKLMEDMDMVIKSRPAASAKQRRGRPKSVRRDSIDSPKTPVRAATVSSLSLASLNLGDNDSINTEKRAQRSASLASGSLLCFLSSPKVRKRRPDSADGFPSPSRNSSRNGEKDWENGSTTSSVTSVTEYTGPKLYKEPSAKSNKHIIQNALAHCCLAGKVNEGQKNKILQEMEKSEANSFLVLFRDGGCQFRSLYTYCPETEEIHKLTGIGPKNITRKMIDGLYKYNSDRKQFSLIPAKTMSASVDAVTIHSHLWQTKKPATPKKVVPASQS
- the camsap2a gene encoding calmodulin-regulated spectrin-associated protein 2a isoform X1, with amino-acid sequence MGEVQDVNNTKKVFVAPAIKSFEHYDFTRAKICCSLSWLLSKAYGGDSIPANIREPFYTDQYEQEHLKPPVASLLLSADLYCRATSLILKNNPAEPLLGHDSVIQALAQRGLYVTEHNRLVTERDLRKRPLQMSAHLVLIDSLMMVYSMDTLTVEKVIGSIRQYSSCCSEEEMPYDTEDAVTIWINKINEYLKDTLAQEEKKKKETQSAETAESPRSPTKWYMKLVPARYRKEQSNSQVIPWIPQVDNLLKDTTDGSALAAMLHFYCPQLLPLDDVCLKQNMTLADRLHNVQLIQDFCRDNLEGCCHFTLEDMLYASSTLKNNYLAFMGELFWWFEEVKPSFVKPKILNNEPTELSSLLKNIPSVPISKATKRSFMERSPSPERPSLPLRPQPKNSGEIKKSTSMSFVDSSLGTWPKEKRPGPYGVSFDIPFDKEEAASAPHAATRGMVRSISTDDGSGFKVHHLSHGLKRNLSFQPVNGKSVGIEEEGCPDSLACRDPERRTYPSGSSKVTITTPSIEEALQIIHSPSRPPVEGTNNGFFLHSPEPGTDISSLEPLYELDSKGSLSQTDTTEVDTGIHIHTEDMLDEDSSLKDCSVNMDLDMDTPSPCPSSQSKSPSALRMTNFAEQKMKKIVPSLPDSGRESSNSLKTTPEGSDFGLPLSVSWAPTPELSPIRHQTPHVPTKVSPVQLPHNDPAQVMATEMVELRMRLEEKRKAIEAQKKKVEAAFTRHRQKVGHSAFLSVVKRKGDGAASGAEEGGKVRDQGNSVSPTLRCGRSSADTPDGAEQSTTSSCWQKSPGGCEEGGQGHTQFTEADLTEYTRSIEKLNHSLAFLQTEMQRLAQQQEVIMAMREQQHQQAWVIPPTHANPSPQKYGRVGNVTRSSGPSSPADSPRSAHRSPTSIKRKSASFHSRNPRTSRPNELKLAPYNRVLTAPQSVDSIPRLRRFSPRLPTASSFVYMGEKAAAANPEPVNKQTDTLLSADKELSAVCAFPPKEEQTQVESSDKIQNPEAPGQLNTTDINKVGVEVKPAQSSFSEVLAHPVVETFTVTPTEIPTLQQVKGNLIEVPLSVVKPLHDLTLDESLEMEVRAVEGQEDEQRMHCGFFFKEDGKAEENMAQKRAALLEKRMRREKESQQRRVQQEAELEQKKEEARLKAEEERIRKEEDKARKEFIKQEYLRRKQLKLMEDMDMVIKSRPAASAKQRRGRPKSVRRDSIDSPKTPVRAATVSSLSLASLNLGDNDSINTEKRAQRSASLASGSLLCFLSSPKVRKRRPDSADGFPSPSRNSSRNGEKDWENGSTTSSVTSVTEYTGPKLYKEPSAKSNKHIIQNALAHCCLAGKVNEGQKNKILQEMEKSEANSFLVLFRDGGCQFRSLYTYCPETEEIHKLTGIGPKNITRKMIDGLYKYNSDRKQFSLIPAKTMSASVDAVTIHSHLWQTKKPATPKKVVPASQS